The Nitrospirota bacterium sequence CTTCCCTATTTTGTGGTATAAAAATATATCATGGGTAAGGTCATCGCCATAGCAAATCAGAAAGGAGGGGTTGGAAAGACGACGACAGCCATAAACCTTTCCGCTTCACTTGCTGCCGCAGAGAAGAGGGTATTACTTATAGACATTGACCCTCAAGGGAATACAACAAGTGGATTCGGCATAGACAGGGAATCGCTCCAGATAAATCTCTATCATCAATTTATTGGTGAGGCACAGATGTCTGATATAAGGATAAAGACGATGCTTTCCTGTCTTGATATAATCCCTTCAAGTATAGACCTTATAGGTGCAGAGGTGGAACTTATCGGTAGGGATAACAGAGAACGGATACTTGAAAGGGCTGTCTCTCCTCTGAAAAACGAATACGAGTTCATCATCATAGACTGTCCTCCATCACTCGGCTTTCTTACCCTGAATGCACTTACCGCTTCTGACACTGTTCTAATACCTGTCCAGTGTGAATATTATGCAATGGAGGGACTGGGTCTGCTGCTTAATACAGTCAGGCGTATCCAGCAGTCGTTTAATCCATATCTAAGGATAGAAGGTATATTACTCACTATGCACGATGTGCGTAACAATATATCTCATCAGGTGATCGAAGAAGTAAGACGACATTTTGAAGACAAGGTCTTTGAAACTGTTATACCGAGAAATGTTACACTCAGCGAAGCGCCGAGTCATGGAAAGCCTGTAATCCTTTATGATGTAAGATCCCGTGGGGCGCAGAGCTATCTTTCACTCGCAAAGGAGGTAATGGATAATGCCAAAAATGGCGTTAGGTAGGGGACTTGGTGCCCTGATACCTGAATCAACAGATATGCCTGCTGGTGTAGTAGCCATAGACATAGATAAGATCAGACCAAACGAATATCAGCCACGAAAAAGGTTCGATGAAGCACAACTCCAGGAACTGGCGGCCTCTATTAAGGCAAAGGGGATTATACAACCAGTAATTGTCAGAAGGGATGGTGAGGGGGTATACAGTCTTATCACTGGGGAGCGCAGATGGAGGGCTGCAAAAATTGCTGGCTTGAGTAAGATTCCTGCAATAATAAAGGATGTTGCCGAATCAGAATTATTAGAGGTAGCACTTATTGAAAATATCCAGCGTGAAGACCTTAATCCAATCGAGACCGCAGAGGCATGTCAGCGACTTATCAAGGATTTCCACCTTACACAGGAAGCCATCTCTGAGCGTCTTGGTATGCAACGGTCGTCAATAGCAAACTACCTGAGGATATTACGACTTCCTTACGAGGTCAAACAATGGATTGCAGATGGCTCTTTAACCATGGGTCATGCAAAGGCAATCCTATCAATCGAGCATCAAAATGAAATATTGCGAGTTGCAAGAAAGGTCATAGAGAAAGGGCTTTCTGTCAGAGAAACAGAGACTGCCGTTGAGCGGTTAAAGAGGCTAATCACAAAAAAAACCATAAAAAAGAGACATGTGCAACTTGACTATATCGAAGATGAACTGAAAAGGACATTGGGCACAAAGGTAAGGATAATTCAGGGTAGAAGAGGTGGGAAGGTCGAGATCGAATACTATTCAACAGAAGATCTCGATAGAATAATAGAGGTAATCACTGGCAGAAGGAGGACTTAATCATGTGGAAAAAAAGGGAAGACACAGAAATAGTAACTTATCTTGGCAAGAGCACAGAATTTAAGGGACATCTCTCGTTTGAAGGGACTATAAGGATAGATGGTCATCTTGAGGGTGATATAGGCTCAAGAGGGACATTAATAGTCGGAGAAGGTGCATATATTACGGGTGAGATTAAGGTTGGGACATTGATAAATCAAGGTGAGATTGTAGGAAATGTTATTGCTGAAAACAAGATAAAGCTACTTCCCTCTGGGCAATTAAAGGGAGATATAAAGACCCCACTTCTAATAATAGAAGAGGGGGCTGTGTTTGATGGAAGAAGTGAGATCATCAAAAAAGTCGAGGATGAAAAAATAATACGTTTAGAGAGAAAAGAGAAAGAAGGCTAAGGGAGCGATTCTCTCTGTAGATTCTCCCATTCTCTGTCTATCTCTTCCTGGAGCCTTTTTAATATCCATTCGTTTTCTGGGGAAAATAGATGTTTAAACCTCCCCTGTGGTTTAAGGAAATCTACGATTGGTTTTTTAACCTTTGGCTTGTGAGTTATCTTTGTAACACCATTTTCAATCTCGTAGAGTGGCCAATAACACGTATCAACTGCAAGCCGTGATAGTTCAATGGCATCGTCTGTTCTTGATCTCCAGCCTCTGTTACATGGTGAGAGTATATTCATAAACTTTGGCCCTTTTATCTCGAGTGCCTTCTTCGCCTTTCTCATTAAATCAGACCAGTGGCTTGGAGACGCCTGTGCTACATACGGGATATCATGCGCAGCCATAATCTTTGTCAGATTTTTCCTTGGCTGAAGCTTGCCAGGAATTACACTACCTGCAGGGCTCGTGGTAGTATCTGCACCAAAGGGAGTAGCACTTGATCGCTGAATCCCTGTATTCATGTATGCACCATTGTCATAACAGATATAGAGCATATCATGTCCACGTTCCATTGCCCCTGATAAACTCTGAAACCCTATATCGTATGTCCCGCCATCGCCACAGAAGGTTACAAACTTTATCTCTTTATCTGTCTTGCCCTTCTTCTTTAAAGCCCTATACATAGATTCTACCCCAGCAATTGTTGCAGCAGCATTTTCAAAGGCGCTGTGTATCCATGGGATTTTCCATGCTGTAATCTGTGAAATACAGGATGAGACCTCAAGACACCCTGTCGAAGAACATGCAACGATTGGATAATCTGATGCAAGAAGGACCATTTTTACAATAATTGGTGCGCCACAACCAGAGCACATCCTATGTCCGTGTGTAAAAAGGTCTTCCTTCTTTGATAGGTCTTTTAATTTTAACGGTTCAGCCATCTTATCCCTCCATTCAATAACTGATAGGGTTCAAGGATTCATCCTGCATTTACTCTCTAACACCAATATACTCTTTTATAGTTTTAATCCTACTTGTTTTTACGATCTCTATGAGTTCCACTAAGACCTGTTCTGCATGCTCAGGTAAGAAATCCCTTCCTCCAAGTCCATATATCTTGTTTATCAGCAGGGGACGCTCTTTAAGATGAAGAACTGCTGAGCTTACCTCAAGGAATAAAGGACCATACCCACCAAAGGAGTCTGCTCTATCCATCACGCAGAGAGCCTTTACATTTTTAATGGCATCAGCAACCTCTTCATATGGAAATGGTCTGAAGAGTCTCGGTTTTAAGAGACCCGCTCTAATTCCCCTGTCCCTGAATTCATCTATAACATCTTTTGCTGTACCTGCAGCTGAGTTAAGAATTATAAGGGCTATCTCTGCATCTTCAAGCCTGTATGATTCAAAAAACCCATATCTCCGTCTACTCAATCTTTCAAATTCTGATGCCACTTCCAGAACCGCATCCTTTGCCTTTGTCATAACTTCATGCTGCGCCCTTTTGAATTCATGATAGAGGTCAGGGAGTATCAAAGGTCCCATACTTTTGGGGTGTTCTATATCAAGGAGCGGATTTAAAGGTTTATATTCACCAACAAAGTTTTTTACTTCATCATCTTTGAGATACTCTATCCTCTCTATCGAATGGCTTATTATAAAACCATCCATACATATCATTACAGGCAGCCTTAGATCCATATGTTCTGCGATTCTGAATGCCTGTATGGTATTGTCATATGCCTCCTGTGCATTCTCAGACCAGAGTTGTATCCATCCTGAATCACGTGCACCCATCGCATCAGAATGATCTCCATGTATATTAAGAGGCGCTGATAGAGACCTGTTTACAACAGGCATAACTATCGGAAGTCTCATGCCAGAAGCAACAAAGAGCATCTCCCACATAAGTGCAAGTCCAGGTCCACATGTAGCTGTTGCAACCCTTCCACCACCAGCCGCAGCTCCAATACATGCACTCATAGCGCTATGTTCACTTTCAACAAGTATAAGCTCGGTATTAACCTTGCCATCTGAGACAAAATTTGAAAATCTCTGCATAAGGTCTGTTTGTGGAGTTATTGGGTATGCCGCACATACATCGGGATTTATCTGTCTCAATGCCTCTGCTACTGCCTCATTCCCGGTTACAGCAACAATCTTAGCCATCTATTTGCCCTCCTCTACCATAACAATAGCCTTCTGTCCCTTCTTACCGGGACATTCAAGTGCACAGATACCACAGCCTTTACAGTAGTCATAATTAAATTCTCTCCTCTTTCCATCATTTACTACAATCGCCATATCAGGGCAGTATAGCCAGCAGAAAAGACACTGAATACAATTTTCCTCTCTCCATACAGGTCTGAATACCCTCCAGGAGCCAGTTTTAAACTCCACCGCATTTCCTGGCTCAAGTATTACAGCCCCTGGGGTAAGATCTTTCCATCCTTTTGGTTTCACTCCGTTAGACCTCCTTTCCAACAAAACTTATGCGATTGCTGACCATTCCTTGTTATAGGGTATTTATCCCGTAAAGACACAGAGTCTTACGGGGTTCATCCTTCTCTTACCTCCTTGTATCCTCGCCTTGTTGCTTCAAGATTACCATCTATTATCTTCTGGGAAAACTTCTTACCAAAGCTTTTTTTGATTTCCTCAAGAAGATGTTCAAAGCTCACAAGATTAGTCACCCTACATAGAGCGCCAAGCATGGAAGAATTTGGTAATCCCCTTCCTATAC is a genomic window containing:
- a CDS encoding AAA family ATPase, whose product is MGKVIAIANQKGGVGKTTTAINLSASLAAAEKRVLLIDIDPQGNTTSGFGIDRESLQINLYHQFIGEAQMSDIRIKTMLSCLDIIPSSIDLIGAEVELIGRDNRERILERAVSPLKNEYEFIIIDCPPSLGFLTLNALTASDTVLIPVQCEYYAMEGLGLLLNTVRRIQQSFNPYLRIEGILLTMHDVRNNISHQVIEEVRRHFEDKVFETVIPRNVTLSEAPSHGKPVILYDVRSRGAQSYLSLAKEVMDNAKNGVR
- a CDS encoding ParB/RepB/Spo0J family partition protein, which gives rise to MPKMALGRGLGALIPESTDMPAGVVAIDIDKIRPNEYQPRKRFDEAQLQELAASIKAKGIIQPVIVRRDGEGVYSLITGERRWRAAKIAGLSKIPAIIKDVAESELLEVALIENIQREDLNPIETAEACQRLIKDFHLTQEAISERLGMQRSSIANYLRILRLPYEVKQWIADGSLTMGHAKAILSIEHQNEILRVARKVIEKGLSVRETETAVERLKRLITKKTIKKRHVQLDYIEDELKRTLGTKVRIIQGRRGGKVEIEYYSTEDLDRIIEVITGRRRT
- a CDS encoding polymer-forming cytoskeletal protein, translating into MWKKREDTEIVTYLGKSTEFKGHLSFEGTIRIDGHLEGDIGSRGTLIVGEGAYITGEIKVGTLINQGEIVGNVIAENKIKLLPSGQLKGDIKTPLLIIEEGAVFDGRSEIIKKVEDEKIIRLERKEKEG
- a CDS encoding thiamine pyrophosphate-dependent enzyme, which translates into the protein MAEPLKLKDLSKKEDLFTHGHRMCSGCGAPIIVKMVLLASDYPIVACSSTGCLEVSSCISQITAWKIPWIHSAFENAAATIAGVESMYRALKKKGKTDKEIKFVTFCGDGGTYDIGFQSLSGAMERGHDMLYICYDNGAYMNTGIQRSSATPFGADTTTSPAGSVIPGKLQPRKNLTKIMAAHDIPYVAQASPSHWSDLMRKAKKALEIKGPKFMNILSPCNRGWRSRTDDAIELSRLAVDTCYWPLYEIENGVTKITHKPKVKKPIVDFLKPQGRFKHLFSPENEWILKRLQEEIDREWENLQRESLP
- the porA gene encoding pyruvate ferredoxin oxidoreductase — its product is MAKIVAVTGNEAVAEALRQINPDVCAAYPITPQTDLMQRFSNFVSDGKVNTELILVESEHSAMSACIGAAAGGGRVATATCGPGLALMWEMLFVASGMRLPIVMPVVNRSLSAPLNIHGDHSDAMGARDSGWIQLWSENAQEAYDNTIQAFRIAEHMDLRLPVMICMDGFIISHSIERIEYLKDDEVKNFVGEYKPLNPLLDIEHPKSMGPLILPDLYHEFKRAQHEVMTKAKDAVLEVASEFERLSRRRYGFFESYRLEDAEIALIILNSAAGTAKDVIDEFRDRGIRAGLLKPRLFRPFPYEEVADAIKNVKALCVMDRADSFGGYGPLFLEVSSAVLHLKERPLLINKIYGLGGRDFLPEHAEQVLVELIEIVKTSRIKTIKEYIGVRE
- the porD gene encoding pyruvate synthase subunit PorD produces the protein MKPKGWKDLTPGAVILEPGNAVEFKTGSWRVFRPVWREENCIQCLFCWLYCPDMAIVVNDGKRREFNYDYCKGCGICALECPGKKGQKAIVMVEEGK